The proteins below come from a single Falco rusticolus isolate bFalRus1 chromosome 8, bFalRus1.pri, whole genome shotgun sequence genomic window:
- the LOC119152072 gene encoding TGF-beta receptor type-2-like, which yields MGYWRKPGLLALLLLSFSCSAGARRSLKTNLCKWCDSTPPACEEKVCYSNCNLNSYCEDPYEICVAIWRQDNESIRISTLCHNPHRPIENLMVPNYNTSRCIMTHQPSEDGIIYICGCVDEQECNDKLIFENHTNGYSMLQSKEVIPVAAISLLPPLLVAVMITVTFYLCRTQKQRKRAKAWGGKAGQPPALPEQGRSAEREEKLSVLMDESPACAGPTSRPAELLPIELDEMVGKGQFAEVWRAKLSHSRSGQYETVAVKIFPCEEYSSWKNESQIFTDTSLKHDSVLRFLTAEDRGTGPRREYWLITAYHSRGNLKDYLSHHVLSWMDLQKMAGSLVSGVAHLHSDYTACGRPKIPIAHRDIKSTNVLVKNEQECVLCDFGIAIRLDPSLTVDDFANSGQVGTARYMAPEVLESRVNLEDLESFKQMDVYSMALVLWEMASRCEVVGEVKNYELPFGSKVQEQPCVDTMRDIVLHGRGRPEIPSSWLVHQGMRFLCDTITECWDHDPEARLTAHCVAERFNLMAQMDCDDILNNNTDNEASKTASPGGEHQDSDGSRNTQ from the exons ctTGCAGTGCTGGTGCTCGCCGCAGCCTTAAGACCAACCTGTGCAAGTGGTGCGACTCCACGCCGCCGGCCTGTGAGGAGAAGGTGTGCTACAGCAACTGCAACCTCAACTCCTACTGTGAGGACCCCTACGAGATCTGCGTGGCCATATG GAGACAGGACAATGAGAGCATCAGGATCAGCACGCTGTGCCACAATCCCCACCGCCCTATCGAAAACCTCATGGTCCCCAACTACAACACGTCACGCTGCATCATGACCCACCAGCCCAGCGAGGACGGCATCATCTACATCTGCGGCTGCGTGGACGAGCAGGAGTGCAACGATAAACTGATCTTTGAAAACCACACCAACG GCTACTCCATGCTGCAGAGCAAGGAGGTGATCCCGGTGGCCGCCATCAGCCTCCTGCCCCCGCTGCTGGTGGCGGTGATGATCACGGTGACATTTTACCTCTGCCGCACGCAGAAGCAGCGCAAGAGAGCCAAGGCGTGGGGTGGGAAAGCGGGACAGCCCCCGGCGCTGCCAGAGCAGGGGAGGTCTGCTGAGCGGGAGGAGAAGTTGTCCGTGCTGATGGACGAGAGCCCGGCCTGTGCCGGCCCCACCAGCCGCCCCGCCGAGCTGCTCCCCATTGAGCTGGACGAGATGGTGGGCAAAGGGCAGTTCGCGGAGGTGTGGAGGGCCAAGCTGAGCCACAGCCGCTCGGGGCAGTACGAGACGGTGGCTGTGAAGATCTTCCCCTGTGAGGAGTACTCCTCCTGGAAGAACGAGAGCCAGATTTTCACCGACACCAGCCTCAAGCATGACAGCGTCCTGCGGTTCCTCACTGCCGAGGACCGGGGCACAGGGCCACGCCGGGAGTACTGGCTCATCACTGCCTACCACAGCCGGGGCAACCTCAAGGACTACTTGTCCCACCACGTCCTGAGCTGGATGGACCTGCAGAAGATGGCGGGCTCCCTGGTGAGCGGGGTGGCCCACCTCCACAGCGACTACACTGCCTGTGGCAGGCCGAAAATCCCCATCGCCCACCGGGACATCAAAAGCACGAACGTCCTGGTGAAGAACGAGCAGGAGTGCGTGCTCTGCGACTTCGGCATCGCCATACGCCTCGACCCTTCCCTGACAGTAGATGACTTTGCCAACAGCGGGCAG GTGGGCACCGCCAGGTACATGGCCCCAGAGGTCCTGGAGTCCAGGGTGAACCTGGAAGACCTGGAGTCTTTCAAGCAGATGGATGTCTACTCCATGGCCCTCGTTTTATGGGAAATGGCCTCCAGATGTGAAGTGGTAGGAG AGGTAAAGAATTATGAGCTGCCTTTTGGGTCAAAAGTCCAGGAGCAGCCCTGTGTGGACACCATGAGGGACATCGTGCTGCATGGCAGAGGGCGACCCGAGATCCCAAGCAGCTGGCTGGTGCATCAG GGAATGCGTTTTCTGTGCGACACCATCACAGAGTGCTGGGACCACGACCCTGAGGCTCGCCTCACCGCCCACTGCGTGGCCGAGCGCTTCAACCTGATGGCACAGATGGATTGCGACGACATCCTCAACAACAACACTGACAACGAGGCCAGCAAAACAGCTTCTCCAGGTGGGGAGCACCAGGACAGTGACGGGAGCAGAAATACGCAGTGA